From the Anguilla anguilla isolate fAngAng1 chromosome 6, fAngAng1.pri, whole genome shotgun sequence genome, one window contains:
- the LOC118230024 gene encoding regulator of G-protein signaling 4-like — MCKGLAALPATCLKSAKDMKHWIGNRLQKPDKGGLNTKNRAQTMAPEAKSADMVEIYKWGESLDMLINDEAGLKTFSSFLKSEFSQENIEFWMECEEYRRMTSKKKLANKAKEIYSVYVDAESPKQVNLDSATREKTGKNMVDVSLSCFEEAQRMIFRLMEKDSYRRFLKSRLFLDLVQDSHCIMAESTKQSISILLTA; from the exons ATGTGTAAGGGATTAGCAGCTTTGCCGGCAACATGCTTGAAAAG TGCCAAAGACATGAAACACTGGATTGGAAACCGGTTACAAAAGCCAGACAAGGGTGGCCTCAATACCAAGAACAGGGCACAGACAATGGCCCCCGAAGCAAAGAG TGCTGACATGGTCGAGATCTATAAGTGGGGTGAATCTCTGGACATGCTGATTAATGATGAAG CTGGATTGAAGACTTTTTCAAGTTTCTTGAAGTCTGAATTCAGCCAAGAGAACATCGAGTTCTGGATGGAATGTGAGGAGTACAGGAGAATGACTTCCAAGAAAAAGCTGGCCAACAAAGCAAAGGAGATCTACTCTGTGTATGTGGATGCTGAGTCCCCCAAACAG GTAAATCTGGACTCTGCTACAAGGGAGAAGACTGGAAAGAACATGGTGGATGTCAGCCTGTCCTGCTTTGAGGAGGCCCAGAGGATGATCTTCCGGCTGATGGAGAAAGACTCCTACAGACGCTTCCTCAAATCAAGGCTGTTCCTGGACCTTGTCCAAGACTCCCATTGCATCATGGCAGAGAGCACCAAGCAAAGCATCTCCATCTTGCTCACTGCGTAG